The following is a genomic window from Victivallis lenta.
CTTTGTCTCCGTGAACGCGGTTCATGCAGAGGCTTCCGAATACTTCAAAATCCGGGAGCGCCTGCCGGATCAGGTAAGCGCGGTCGTGACAACTCCAGTCGTTCGACTTGTACATGACCGCCCGGTAGCCGGCCTGCTTCGCCTGTTCCGCCAGCGTGAATTCATCGATGCAGCGCGGCCGGGTGTCCGGCGAACAGTGTATGTGAATGTCGCAGATTCCGGACAGCAGCGGATCGATCCTGCTGTTTTTCCGGGGCGCCGTCGTCTTGGCCGCTGCCGCGCCGGCCGTTCCGGCCAACAGCATTGTGCCGCCCGCGATGCCGAGCGTCTTGATAAAATCGCGTCTGTCCATGAATTTTTTCCTTATACGCTCTTTCCGAGCCGGTACGCCTGTTCCGGGTAGTCCGTGTGATTGATCGCGCCGACCGGCCAGACGCCCGGGGCGATGATCTGTCCGGCATCGGTCCAGCCGAGATAGTCCAGCAGCACTTCGTAATGGCTGATGATCGCGCTTTCCTTCTTTCTGGAGTTGTCCGCATACGTCATCATCAGCACCGCCTTCTTCGGAACGTGAATCCGCCCGTTGATCGCATAGAAACGGTCGATCACCGCCTTGATCTGCGCCGAGATGCCGAAATAGTACATCGGCGTCGCAAAAGCCACCAGGTCCGCATCGACAATATGTTTGCGGATGAATTCAAAATCATCCTTGAATACGCATGGGCCGTTCATGCCGCAGCGGTTGCAGCCGATGCAGGGATGCACCTCTTTGAACGCCGCATCGAAACGGACGACTTCGTGTCCGGCCTCCTGCGCTCCCTTGATGAAGTGTTCCGCGAGGGTGTTGGAATTGCCGTTTTTCCGGGGGCTGCCCGTGATGACCAGTATTTTCATTTTGCCGTTTCTTACTCCAGTGTTGGAATTTTGCGCCGATGCCGCGGTCAGCAGGGAGCCGCCGAGAAACGCGGTTCCGGCGGCCGCCGCCGTTACCGCCAGAGATGTTTTGAGAAATTCGCGTCGGTTCATATTGTCACTTCATTTTCATTTCCGGGATCAGCGGTATCTGGTCCAGCAGTTCCAGTTTCCGGACCATGGCCAGCGTCCCTTGTTTGTATTTCTGAAAGTGCGGGGTTTTGATGTGACGCTCATAGGCGGCGCGGTCCGCATAGATCTCGAGGATGGTGATCTGTTCCGGATGCGCCTTGTCCTGCATCGAATACATCATCAGCACGCCCGGTTCGTCCGCCATGGACCGTCTCCCGCATTCAGTCGCAAATACGAGATATTCCGCAAGACGGTCCGGGTCAACGGTGATTCTGGACAGCCGTACAATGCTTTCCTCCGTCACCTTCGCTGTGTTTTCATGTTTCATGTCTTCCCCTTTTTCAGAGGTACGGGCGGCGGTCCCCGGCATCACGGGCGAAAGCAGAATCGCCGCCGCCGGCAGGAGCCATTTCGTCGGAAGACGCCTCATCCTGCCGTCTCCCGTTCATTTGCCGGAGGTCGCCGCTTTGTAGTCGGCGTCGCTGACCGGTTCCAGCCAGGTGTTTTTGTTGGTCGCCGGATTGCATTCGATCGCCAGATGCGAGAACCAGCTGTCCGGTGCGGCTCCGTGCCAGTGATCGACGTCCGGCGGAATCTCCACCACGTCGCCGGGAACCAGACGCCGCGCCGTCTTGCCGCGTTCCTGATAGTAGCCGATTCCGCCGACCGCGATCAGCATTTGACCGCCGGTGTGGCTGTGCCAGTTGTTGCGGCAGCCCGGTTCGAACGTGACATTGGCGACCGGAACGTTCAGGCGGCCGTCTTCCGTCAGGCGGGCGAGATAGGATTTGCCGCTGAAGTATTTTGCGTATGCCGTGTTCTCGCCGCCGCGCGGAAAGGCGCTGACGGTGCTGCTTCTGACGGTTTCCAGAATTTCCGCGACCTGCGCATCGGTGACGCCGTTGTGTTTGCCGATGGCGATGTGGGAGTTCAACTGGCTCTCCACGCTCGGCATCGCGGTGAGCGCGGCGATGGTGGCGATTTCGCGGGTTCTCCAGTCGAGGTTGTCGCGCCCGAAGATGTCGCCGAACAGGTGCGCCTTGAGATATTCGTCGATTGCCGGAGCGAATTCAAAGAGTGCACCCCTGACCGGCGCGCCGCAGAGTTTCGTCTGGTTGGCGGCGCCGAAATCGATGCTTTTTCCCGCCGGAAGCGGGCCTGGCTGCCTGCCTTGTGCATCCCTGATACCCGCTGCTTCCCGCTCTTTCAGCAGAACCATGTAGCAGCCGAGCGCATTCAGGCTGCGCGGGAAACCGCAGTAGGCATAGAGCTGAGTCAGAACCTCCTTGATCTCGTTTACGGTCAGACCGGCGTCAAGCCCTGCCGCCAGCGCGGTTTTCAGTTTCGGCATGTCTCCGCGTGCCGTATATGCGGCGATAGCGACGATTTTCTGTTCCTTTGCGTTCAATGCGTTCATGTTATCATTGGCCTCCGTGTGGTTGACGATGCAGAAAAAAGCGAGCAGAACTCCGAATAAAGCGATTTTTTTCATGGTATTCCTCACTTCCTGACGGTGACGGTTTCATTGGCCCAGTTGGTTATGGCGTCGCCGGAATGCCTGATGCTTCCGCCGGAGAACGCGCGGCCTTTGCCGAATTTCGCTTTCGGAACCGCCTTGCGCATATCCGTTTCGCACCGCGCCATGCCGCCGCCGCCGTGGGTCACGAACGGGATGACGGTTTTTCCGCTGAACTCATAGCTGGAGAGAAACGCCAGCACCGGCGGCGCCATCGTGCTCCACCAGTTCGGCGTGCCGACGAAGATCACCTCGTATTTGCCGAACTCCTTCACTTTCTCCGCCAATTCCGGTTTCACTCCGGCGGCGATCTCTTTTTTCGCCTGATCGACACAGGCGTTATAGTCGGCCGGATACGGCGTGACCGGCTTGATTTCGAAAAGTTCGCCGCCGGTCGCCTTCTGAATCTGCTCCGCCGCGAACCGGGTGTTGCCGCTGTAAGAATAATACGCGATCAGAATCCTTCCCGGTTCCGCCGTCACTTCTGCCGCGGAAGCCCGGTCTTCCGCGGAACATCCGAACATCGAAAACACTGCACCTGCCATCATGCACGCCATTGCTTTTCCGGTCATGTTACTTTTCTCCTTTTGCTGTTTTGATTTTTCCTTCCACGGAATACAGCAGGAAATCGAGACAGTCGATCCGCTCCTGATTCTCGTGAACGGCCCGGAGCAGCGAATTTCTCTGCCGGAGCAGGAGCCGCCGCTGTGCCTGGGTTTTTTTCTCGCGTTCATACGCCAGAAATTGTTCCGTCATTGCCGTATCGCAGCCTGCGTCTTTCAGATTGCGCAGGAGCAGGACGGTCTTTCCGTCAGGTTCAGTCACCCGGTTCACCTCCTTTGGCTGGTTTGGGTTTCCGTTAATCAATATAATGTGAAAGATAATTATAGCAAATACTTTCTTTCTATGGGAGTTGATGCTTGACGGGCATGATTTGGAGGGATATAGTATTTCCCGGACCGGAAGGAGATTGTACCATGGAACTCAGATTGTTACGTTATTTTTTGGCGGTGGCGCGGGAAAACAGCTTCACCAGGGCGGCGAAGTATCTTCATATCACCCAGCCGACCCTTTCACGGCAGCTGATGGATCTGGAAGAGGAACTCGGTCAGAAACTTCTGAACCGCGAAACCCACTACATCACTCTGACGCCGGAGGGGATGCTTCTGCGCAAACGCGCCGAGGAGATTCTGGCGATGGTGCAGAAAACCGAAGCCGAATTCAACTCCATCGGAGAAAATATCGCCGGGGACATCTACATCGGCGGCGGAGAATCGGAAGCGATGAATCTGGTCGCCGACGCGATCACCGAACTCCATGAGGCGTATCCGGACATTCGATACCACATATACACCGGAGTCGCAGGCGACGTCATGGAACGTCTCGACAACGGACTGCTCGACTTCGGCGTTCTGCTTCAGCCGGTCGATATTGCCAGATACGACAGCGTCGCTCTGCCGGCCAAAGATAAATGGGGCGTGCTGATGCGCCGGGATAACCCGCTGGCCGGAAAGGACTCCGTTACGCCGGAAGACCTGAAGGAACTTCCGCTGATCTGTTCGAGGCGCGACCTCCGCAACAAATCCGTCCGGAACCCTTATGCCGAGTGGTTCGGAGGATATTTTGACAAATTGAATGTGGTGGCGGTGCACAATCTGGTCCACAACGCTTCGCTGCTGGTGGAAAGGGGGCTGGGCAATGCGCTCACTCTCGAACCGAAAAATGTGGTGCGCGACAAACTCTGTTTCCGCCCGTTGAATCCGCCGCTGGAATCCGGTTCCAGCATCGTCTGGAAAAAGTATCAGGTCTTTTCCAGAGCCGCCGAAGCCTTTCTCGAGCGGATTCGGGAGAAGTTCGGCGGGCAGGGATAATTTGCCGCTCCCTTTCTCCGGGCGGACGATATGAAATTTTCAACGGGAAGTTGCATTTTTCCCTTTTCTGCTGTATAGTTAGAGAAACTCTAAGGAATCAGAACGCAGGGAGAAGATCTTATGATACCGCCGATTCGCCCGTTCAAACCGTCTTACGACCGTACTCCGAAATATTCCGTCAAGGAGGTGTCGGAGATGACGGGGCTTTCCTCCTATACGATCCGCTATTATGACAATGCCGGGCTGATTCCCGGCCTGGACCGGACCGAAGGGAACGCACGGCTGTTCTCCGACTACGCGGTAAGCTGGCTGCATCTGGTGCACTGCCTGCGCACGACCGGGCTGCCGGTGGAGCAGGTCCGGCACTATATCCGGTTGTGCCAGAAAGGGGACTCCACCATCCGCGAGCGCGGCGAAATGATCTTCCGGCAGAAAAAAGTGCTCCAGCAGCAGATCAGGGAGCTGCAGCGGCAGATGGAGGTCCTGAAGTACAAGGAGAATTACTACAAGGAGAAGATCAGAAATCCGGAAAACGACTACTGCAATCCGCGCACCCATGTCATCGTGCAGGAGCCTGCCGTTACGCCGGAATAAGTGATTTGCAGATAAATTGGTGATTGTCAAATGGATCATGCGGTTATCATCAGAGAATATATGCCTGACGACAAAAGAAGGGTGATGAATCTGATCCGGCTGAATACGCCCGAGTACTTTGCCCCGGAAGAGGAAGCGGATCTGAGTGAATATCTGGATCGCTGGAGAGAGCTTTATTATGTGCTGGAAACAGGTGGGGAAATCGTGGGGTGCGGGGGAATCAATTTTGCGGATCATCACACGACGGGAAAGATCAGCTGGGACATCATTCATCCCGCCTGGCAGAGAAAATCCCTGGGCACTCGTCTGCTTCAATTCAGGCTCGAAAAACTCAAATCCATCGCCGGCATCCGGAGAATTACAGTCCGGACTTCGCAGGCGGCTTACCGTTTTTATCAGAAGCGGGGTTTCGTATTGAATGAGATAAAAAAGGATTACTGGGCCGACGGACTTGATCTGTACGGCATGGAATACAAAGGCAATGTTTTGCCGTCTCGGGAGTGAAGCATGAAAAGCGGAACATGGTTGCCGCACAACCATGTCCTGCAATGGGATTGATATTCCCGGCTGTTTTCAGTTCCCGCGGCGGACTGCGGAAACGCCTTCCAGATCCAGCGCGACGTGATCGAATCCGGCATCCTGAAGCACGGGAACGATGACGTCGCGCTTCATCATAACCGGAATGAAACTGTTTTCATCGGTTCTGATCCGGGCGGTTTTTCCTTCCGCCACGATTTGAATGAACCGGTTCCGCGCAAAGAGTTTCTGTATCACTGTCTTTGCCTCCTTCAGTCTTTCCGGCTGAATCCTTTCCATCGGAAAGCTCTCCTTTCGCACCGTTTCAGATCTGGAGTCCGGCGCGGTAAGCCTCTTCCCATACCGGCTGTTCCCGGACTTCGCCTTTTTCGTAAACGCCGAGTCCGCAGATCATTCCGGCTTCGACGGAGCCTTCGTAGCAGTCGAGGAAACCGCGCAGGGCTTCGATCGTCCCCTTCAGCATCTCCCGATTGGTGTCGGCCATCGTCATGATGTAGTAGTATTTCTTGTCCGTCAGGCGCGGAAAGATCGCGACAGTGCGGTCGAGCAACGCCTTGAGCTGGGCGCACATGGTGTAGAAGTAGACCGGCGTGGCCAGCACGATCACGTCCGCCGCAAGCATTTTTTCCAGAATCTCCGGCGCGTCGTCCTGTTGCGGACATTTTCCATTCCGGCAGGCGTAACAGGCGGTGCAATACCCGATCTTCTTTTCGGCGAGGCGGATTTTCTCCACCTGATGACCGGCTTTGCCGGCGCCTTCGGCGAACCGGTCGCAAAGCAGATCGGAGTTGCCGTTCCTGCGGGGACTGGAGGATAGAATCAATACTTTTTTACCCATAATGCGTTTTCTCCATTTTTTTTTGACAGCCCCCGGTCTCCGGCCTGCACTGAGAGCCGGAAGCTGCACTGGTGCTGTTATTTCAGATTTTTTGTTTTCTTCATTACTTTCATCGTCCGTTTCAGAGGGGATGAAATTCTGTTTCTCTGCCGTTCAATGTAATCGTTAGAGCAACTGTAGTTCAACGGCAGTTTCGCAAAGAAATGAAAAAAATATGGTTCTGCGCTCAAAAAATGGTGAAAATGATTTCTGCTGAAACGGAAAAATGAAGCCGGAACGGATTTTGCGGAAATTTTTCAGGAAAAATTCGGCATCTCTCTTGAAATATTTCTATATAGTAATATGTTATATGGGAGAGCATATCAGTGAATCAAGCCGGGGACGCATATGGCGGATAGAAAAATAGGCATGCAGATCACCCTGATCAAACAGCATCTTGGCCGTTTGCTGGACAAAATGCTGTTTGATCAGGGCATTCACGAGTTCAACGGTCCGCAGGGGCGTATTCTGTATGTCTTGTGGAATCACGACTTCATCTCCATTCAGGAGCTGGCGACGGGGACCGGTCTGGCCAATACCACGCTGACCAGTATGCTCGACCGCATGGAACAGAAACAGCTGATCCGGCGGACGCCGGACTCCAATGACCGCCGGAAGCATCTGATTGCCCTGACCCCGAAGGCGCGTTCTCTGGAGAAGGAATATCGGGCGGTGACCGACCGGATGACTGAATTGACGTATCAGGGGTTTACCGTCGAAGAGATTACGCGGCTGGAGGAGTTTCTGGAACGGGTGCTGGATAACGTGCGCGGCGCGGAGATGAGCCGGAAGAAATGAAACGTGGAAATTTCCGGGACGGTGCATTGCCGTGCTCCCGGTTAATATCCCAGACAATTGACAGGAGATGGAAAATGAACAAGACTGAACTCACCCGGACCGTAAAAGAGATGATTGCCGCCCCTTCCTGCTGTCAGGAGCTCAAGGCCGCCGGACAGAATTACCTGAATGCGCTCGGCACCGATGCGGAAAAAGCGGCGGCAGCGGCACTGCTGCAGGAAATCAGGGAGGATGTCTGCACGCTTGACCAGACGATTCCTTTCTTCGAATCGGAGCTCGGTGCGCAGATTTTCGGAGCGGAGCGCGCCGAAGCCATGGCGGCGCACGCACGCGAAATCAAGGAGCAGGGGGCCAAGTGGTGCGATTGCCCGGCTTGCGCGGCCGGGGTGAAAATCCTCGAAAACGCTTCTGCGCTGGTCTGATCTCTTTCCCGGGCAGGGGAGGGGAGCCCGGGGAGCTGCGGCAGATGTGTGCGCTCCCCGGATGCGGAAAAAGTTCTCCGGGAGCAGCCCGGGCCGAGGCTGGAAAACCGGGAGCCCGCCGGCTTGACGGCGGGCTTGTGAAGTCGCTCCGGCCGCCCGGCTCCTCCTACCGGCGGCTGCGGAGCTGCCGAAGCATCTTCAGATCCTTGAACATCAGGACGAAGGTGGCCAGGGAGTGGTTGCAGTGACGGAGAACCCGGTTTTGCGGCTGCGCCTCCGCTTTGCCGTAGAGCCGCTGCTGCACGAAGTACTGGAAAGCGTCGCCGAATTCCCGGCGCAGGCCGTTCGGCAGGTCGTACCTGCGGCGGTTGGCTTCGAAGATTCCGCGGCCGAGCTCCCTTGCGATCCGGAGCGGCGGCACGTCCGGAGCGATGCGGAGCACGCCGCCGGAAGGACCGTTCGAAACCCAGGAGGAGCCTCCCTGTCCGCTCGGGAGCAGGTCGATCCGGTCGATCTCTTTTGTGAGGAGTCCGCGTGTTTCAAGCTGCATCATCAGCCGGTAGCTTTCCGTGATGACCGCCTCCGCCTCTCTGGTCCACTCGTCGTTCAGGCGGTTGCCGAAGTTTGACAGCAGTTTGACCGTGTGCCGGCTCCGCTGCTGCAGGACAGGCTCGTTGACCGGCGGGTCGAAGCTCAGGAAGCCGCGCTGCCGCCGGGCCCGGGGGATGCGCGGTTCCGCCGTGGAGACGGCCGTCCGCACGATATCGTTTTTTTCCGGCGCAGGGGAGGCCTCGGCCGGCGGAGCCGGTTTCGGGGCGGCGACGGCCGCCGGGACGGGCACGGATCCGGTCTGGGATTCCGGAATCGGAGCGGCCGGTCTGCTCTCCGGCGGTGTCGCCGCCGGAGAAGAGAAACGGACCGCCAGTTCCGGCACCCTCTCTTTCTCCGCTTCTTCCTGCGGCGGCAACTCCGTTGCCGCCGGTTCCGGCGGAAGTTCCAGCGGAGTCGGCTCGAACCGCATCATGCGGAGCGCCAGCAGGACCGCGGCCGCAAGGCCGGCCGCCAGAAGGATTCCGCCGACCCAGAAAAGAAAAACGCGCCGGTGCCGTTTGCGCCGGAACTCCGGCGGCTCAAGTTCCCGCAGGGTGACCGGCGGCCGGTTCTGCAGCCCCTCCAGCAGCGTGGCGAGAAAGTCGCGCACTTCAAGCCAGCTCCCCGGCCGGTTGGCCGGATTCTTGTCGATCAGTTTTTCGACGAAGGCGACCAGCGCCGGATCAAGGTCCGGATTGCGCTCCGCCAGCGGCCGGGGGAGGCTGAAAAGGTGTTGTTCAAGAACCTTCTGCGGACTG
Proteins encoded in this region:
- a CDS encoding flavodoxin family protein → MKILVITGSPRKNGNSNTLAEHFIKGAQEAGHEVVRFDAAFKEVHPCIGCNRCGMNGPCVFKDDFEFIRKHIVDADLVAFATPMYYFGISAQIKAVIDRFYAINGRIHVPKKAVLMMTYADNSRKKESAIISHYEVLLDYLGWTDAGQIIAPGVWPVGAINHTDYPEQAYRLGKSV
- a CDS encoding putative quinol monooxygenase → MRRLPTKWLLPAAAILLSPVMPGTAARTSEKGEDMKHENTAKVTEESIVRLSRITVDPDRLAEYLVFATECGRRSMADEPGVLMMYSMQDKAHPEQITILEIYADRAAYERHIKTPHFQKYKQGTLAMVRKLELLDQIPLIPEMKMK
- a CDS encoding carboxymuconolactone decarboxylase family protein, with protein sequence MKKIALFGVLLAFFCIVNHTEANDNMNALNAKEQKIVAIAAYTARGDMPKLKTALAAGLDAGLTVNEIKEVLTQLYAYCGFPRSLNALGCYMVLLKEREAAGIRDAQGRQPGPLPAGKSIDFGAANQTKLCGAPVRGALFEFAPAIDEYLKAHLFGDIFGRDNLDWRTREIATIAALTAMPSVESQLNSHIAIGKHNGVTDAQVAEILETVRSSTVSAFPRGGENTAYAKYFSGKSYLARLTEDGRLNVPVANVTFEPGCRNNWHSHTGGQMLIAVGGIGYYQERGKTARRLVPGDVVEIPPDVDHWHGAAPDSWFSHLAIECNPATNKNTWLEPVSDADYKAATSGK
- a CDS encoding flavodoxin, with amino-acid sequence MTGKAMACMMAGAVFSMFGCSAEDRASAAEVTAEPGRILIAYYSYSGNTRFAAEQIQKATGGELFEIKPVTPYPADYNACVDQAKKEIAAGVKPELAEKVKEFGKYEVIFVGTPNWWSTMAPPVLAFLSSYEFSGKTVIPFVTHGGGGMARCETDMRKAVPKAKFGKGRAFSGGSIRHSGDAITNWANETVTVRK
- a CDS encoding LysR family transcriptional regulator, giving the protein MELRLLRYFLAVARENSFTRAAKYLHITQPTLSRQLMDLEEELGQKLLNRETHYITLTPEGMLLRKRAEEILAMVQKTEAEFNSIGENIAGDIYIGGGESEAMNLVADAITELHEAYPDIRYHIYTGVAGDVMERLDNGLLDFGVLLQPVDIARYDSVALPAKDKWGVLMRRDNPLAGKDSVTPEDLKELPLICSRRDLRNKSVRNPYAEWFGGYFDKLNVVAVHNLVHNASLLVERGLGNALTLEPKNVVRDKLCFRPLNPPLESGSSIVWKKYQVFSRAAEAFLERIREKFGGQG
- a CDS encoding MerR family transcriptional regulator, giving the protein MIPPIRPFKPSYDRTPKYSVKEVSEMTGLSSYTIRYYDNAGLIPGLDRTEGNARLFSDYAVSWLHLVHCLRTTGLPVEQVRHYIRLCQKGDSTIRERGEMIFRQKKVLQQQIRELQRQMEVLKYKENYYKEKIRNPENDYCNPRTHVIVQEPAVTPE
- a CDS encoding GNAT family N-acetyltransferase, whose protein sequence is MDHAVIIREYMPDDKRRVMNLIRLNTPEYFAPEEEADLSEYLDRWRELYYVLETGGEIVGCGGINFADHHTTGKISWDIIHPAWQRKSLGTRLLQFRLEKLKSIAGIRRITVRTSQAAYRFYQKRGFVLNEIKKDYWADGLDLYGMEYKGNVLPSRE
- a CDS encoding flavodoxin family protein; this translates as MGKKVLILSSSPRRNGNSDLLCDRFAEGAGKAGHQVEKIRLAEKKIGYCTACYACRNGKCPQQDDAPEILEKMLAADVIVLATPVYFYTMCAQLKALLDRTVAIFPRLTDKKYYYIMTMADTNREMLKGTIEALRGFLDCYEGSVEAGMICGLGVYEKGEVREQPVWEEAYRAGLQI
- a CDS encoding MarR family transcriptional regulator — protein: MADRKIGMQITLIKQHLGRLLDKMLFDQGIHEFNGPQGRILYVLWNHDFISIQELATGTGLANTTLTSMLDRMEQKQLIRRTPDSNDRRKHLIALTPKARSLEKEYRAVTDRMTELTYQGFTVEEITRLEEFLERVLDNVRGAEMSRKK
- a CDS encoding serine/threonine-protein kinase, translating into MPLECVQIPPGTILAGYRVESELGRGNNGVVYLAEQQSLGRQVAFKILLPELAAEPGYVESFLREARLAARLDHPYIVQAYDAGATPEGYYYFAMELVIGPSLEDVRRNSPELLTFELIFRLSIELAEALDYAWTVHKMTHGDIKPGNLLISEETGELKLTDLGLARVSGSNTGDDIMATPLYAAPEVIRGETADVGVRSDLYSFGIMLYELLCGSPPFVGSPQKVLEQHLFSLPRPLAERNPDLDPALVAFVEKLIDKNPANRPGSWLEVRDFLATLLEGLQNRPPVTLRELEPPEFRRKRHRRVFLFWVGGILLAAGLAAAVLLALRMMRFEPTPLELPPEPAATELPPQEEAEKERVPELAVRFSSPAATPPESRPAAPIPESQTGSVPVPAAVAAPKPAPPAEASPAPEKNDIVRTAVSTAEPRIPRARRQRGFLSFDPPVNEPVLQQRSRHTVKLLSNFGNRLNDEWTREAEAVITESYRLMMQLETRGLLTKEIDRIDLLPSGQGGSSWVSNGPSGGVLRIAPDVPPLRIARELGRGIFEANRRRYDLPNGLRREFGDAFQYFVQQRLYGKAEAQPQNRVLRHCNHSLATFVLMFKDLKMLRQLRSRR